A region from the Paraburkholderia youngii genome encodes:
- a CDS encoding sulfate ABC transporter substrate-binding protein, whose translation MKGNTGTSRRLTVVVTAGITLVALAFGGVTTARADTSLLNVSYDVTRELYKDINAGFIADYKQKSGETVSVRQSHGASSAQALSVLQGLQADVVTMNQPNDIDLLAEKGHLVPANWRARLPDDSAPYTTTMVFLVRKGNPKHIKDWDDLAKPGVQAVIANPKTSGNGRYTYLAAWGYRKQQGGTDAQALDFVKAIFRNVPVLDTGGRGATTTFTQRGIGDVLVTFENEVSLIDTGVGAGGYEAVYPSLSLLAAPPVSIVDKVVDKRGTRKQAQAYLDYLWSPAAQEIIAQHHLRPRDKNVFAKHAAEFKPIKTFTVEQMFGSWQKAQDTHFSDGGTFDQIIVDRK comes from the coding sequence ATGAAGGGCAACACGGGGACATCACGCCGGCTCACAGTGGTCGTGACGGCAGGCATCACACTAGTTGCGCTCGCGTTCGGCGGCGTCACGACAGCGCGCGCTGATACGTCGCTGCTGAACGTGTCGTACGACGTGACGCGCGAGCTGTACAAGGACATCAACGCGGGCTTCATCGCGGATTACAAGCAGAAGAGCGGTGAGACGGTGTCGGTGCGGCAGTCGCACGGCGCGTCGAGCGCGCAGGCACTGTCGGTGTTGCAGGGGTTGCAGGCCGACGTGGTGACGATGAATCAACCGAACGACATCGACCTGCTCGCCGAAAAGGGCCACCTGGTCCCCGCCAACTGGCGCGCGCGTCTGCCGGACGATAGCGCACCCTACACGACTACGATGGTGTTCCTCGTGCGCAAGGGCAACCCGAAGCACATCAAGGACTGGGACGACCTCGCGAAGCCCGGCGTCCAGGCGGTGATCGCGAATCCGAAGACCTCGGGCAACGGACGTTATACGTATCTCGCCGCGTGGGGTTATCGCAAGCAGCAGGGCGGCACCGACGCGCAGGCGCTCGACTTCGTGAAGGCGATCTTCCGCAACGTGCCGGTGCTCGATACCGGCGGCCGAGGAGCGACGACGACGTTCACGCAGCGCGGTATCGGCGATGTGCTCGTCACGTTCGAGAACGAAGTCTCGCTGATCGATACGGGTGTCGGCGCGGGCGGCTATGAAGCGGTGTATCCGTCGCTGAGTTTGCTCGCGGCGCCGCCGGTGTCGATCGTCGATAAGGTCGTCGACAAGCGTGGCACGCGCAAGCAAGCGCAGGCATACCTCGACTATCTGTGGTCGCCGGCCGCGCAGGAGATCATCGCGCAGCATCATCTGCGTCCGCGCGACAAGAACGTCTTCGCGAAGCATGCGGCCGAGTTCAAGCCGATCAAGACCTTCACGGTCGAGCAGATGTTCGGCAGTTGGCAGAAGGCGCAGGACACGCACTTCTCCGACGGGGGGACGTTCGATCAGATTATTGTTGATCGGAAGTGA
- a CDS encoding RBBP9/YdeN family alpha/beta hydrolase: MLSCTRSSWPPRLVTVPGLHGSEGAHWQTWLERQFARSLRVEQANWDAPDLALWAKSLRDLLARERGPFVLAAHSFGCLATAHALQQGALASDVVGVLFVAPASPRKFESAGPFDARRLGVPSILIGSETDPWMTLADARNLAQRFGSAFVNLGDAGHINTAAGFGPWPRAKYFVDTLVHCAAPLRFREEAIDTVQHALV; encoded by the coding sequence ATGCTTTCATGCACCCGATCGAGCTGGCCGCCACGGCTCGTCACCGTTCCCGGCCTGCACGGCAGCGAAGGCGCGCATTGGCAAACCTGGCTGGAGCGGCAGTTCGCGCGCTCGTTGCGGGTCGAGCAGGCCAACTGGGACGCGCCCGATCTCGCGCTATGGGCAAAGTCGTTGCGCGATCTGCTCGCGCGCGAACGCGGTCCGTTCGTGCTGGCCGCGCACAGCTTCGGCTGCCTTGCGACTGCGCATGCGTTGCAGCAGGGCGCACTCGCCAGCGACGTGGTCGGCGTGCTGTTCGTCGCGCCCGCGAGTCCGCGCAAGTTCGAATCCGCGGGACCGTTCGACGCGCGACGTCTGGGCGTGCCGTCGATCCTGATCGGCAGCGAAACCGATCCGTGGATGACGCTTGCCGACGCGCGCAATCTCGCGCAGCGTTTCGGCAGCGCGTTCGTCAATCTCGGCGATGCGGGGCATATCAACACGGCGGCGGGCTTCGGTCCTTGGCCGCGTGCGAAGTACTTCGTCGATACGCTCGTGCACTGCGCGGCGCCGCTGCGCTTTCGCGAGGAGGCGATCGATACGGTGCAGCATGCGCTCGTGTGA
- a CDS encoding 2-hydroxyacid dehydrogenase → MKILFYAPHTEAAAWLHDFARALPAAELREWQPGDNAPADFAVVWRPPREMLAGRTTLRAIFNLGAGVDAILALERAHPGTLPPEVPLIRLEDTGMGAQMAEYVTHAVLRYLRRFDEYQMLQGERRWKVLEPHPRATFTVGVLGLGVLGTQVAQMLASFGLPVRGYSRSAKRIDGIATFAGDVQFDRFLDGAKVLVNLLPHTPDTESVLNARVFAKLARGAYLINVARGAHLVETDLLAALASGQLAAATLDVFREEPLPANHPFWREPRITITPHTSALTLREDSVAQVADKIGAMMRGEQVSGIVQVERGY, encoded by the coding sequence ATGAAAATACTCTTCTACGCCCCGCACACCGAAGCCGCCGCCTGGCTGCACGACTTCGCGCGCGCTTTGCCCGCGGCCGAGCTGCGCGAATGGCAGCCCGGCGACAACGCGCCAGCCGATTTCGCGGTGGTCTGGCGTCCGCCGCGCGAGATGCTGGCCGGCCGCACGACGCTGCGCGCGATCTTCAATCTCGGCGCGGGCGTCGATGCGATTCTCGCGCTCGAACGCGCGCACCCCGGCACGTTGCCGCCCGAAGTGCCGCTGATTCGCCTCGAAGATACCGGCATGGGCGCGCAGATGGCCGAGTATGTGACGCATGCGGTGCTGCGCTATCTGCGCCGCTTCGACGAATACCAGATGCTGCAGGGCGAGCGCCGCTGGAAAGTGCTCGAGCCGCATCCGCGCGCAACGTTCACGGTGGGCGTGCTCGGTCTCGGCGTGCTCGGCACGCAGGTCGCGCAAATGCTCGCGTCGTTCGGCCTGCCGGTGCGCGGCTATAGCCGCAGCGCGAAGCGGATCGACGGCATCGCGACGTTCGCCGGCGACGTGCAGTTCGATCGCTTCCTCGACGGCGCGAAGGTGCTCGTCAATCTGCTGCCGCATACACCCGACACGGAAAGCGTGCTGAATGCGCGAGTCTTCGCGAAGCTCGCGCGCGGCGCATATCTGATCAACGTCGCGCGCGGCGCGCATCTGGTCGAAACGGATCTGCTCGCCGCGCTCGCGAGCGGCCAGCTCGCCGCCGCGACGCTCGACGTGTTCCGCGAGGAACCGCTGCCCGCCAATCATCCGTTCTGGCGCGAGCCGCGCATCACGATCACGCCGCATACGTCGGCGCTGACATTGCGCGAGGACAGCGTCGCGCAGGTCGCGGACAAGATCGGCGCGATGATGCGCGGTGAGCAGGTGAGCGGAATAGTGCAGGTGGAGCGCGGCTACTAG
- a CDS encoding hydroxymethylglutaryl-CoA lyase: protein MALPQQVKIVEVGPRDGLQNEKEFVPTATKIQLINRLSAAGFRNVEAASFVSPKWVPQMADGADVMAGIERRAGTIYSVLTPNLRGFEGALAARADEIVIFGAASEAFSQKNINCSIAESIERFAPVAAAAKEHGLRIRGSVSCALGCPYQGEVPVASVIDVVKRFAALGCDEIDIADTIGVGTPKRTREVFEAVTEVFPREHLSGHFHDTYGQALANIYAALLEGIEIFHASVAGLGGCPYAKGATGNVATEDVLYLMNGLGIETGIDLAQVVEIGDFISNAIGRTNMSRAGKALLAKARSEANTCV, encoded by the coding sequence ATGGCCTTACCGCAACAAGTGAAAATCGTCGAAGTGGGCCCGCGCGACGGGCTGCAGAACGAGAAGGAATTCGTGCCGACCGCGACCAAGATACAACTGATCAACCGGCTGTCGGCGGCGGGTTTTCGCAACGTCGAAGCGGCGTCGTTCGTGTCGCCGAAATGGGTGCCGCAGATGGCCGACGGCGCTGACGTGATGGCTGGCATCGAGCGCCGCGCCGGCACCATCTACTCGGTTCTGACGCCGAACCTGCGCGGCTTCGAAGGCGCGCTCGCCGCGCGCGCCGACGAGATCGTGATCTTCGGCGCGGCGAGCGAGGCGTTCTCGCAGAAGAACATCAACTGCAGCATCGCCGAGAGCATCGAGCGCTTCGCGCCGGTTGCCGCAGCGGCGAAAGAACATGGCCTGCGGATTCGCGGCAGCGTGTCGTGCGCGCTCGGCTGTCCGTATCAGGGTGAGGTGCCGGTCGCGTCGGTCATCGACGTCGTCAAGCGCTTCGCGGCGCTCGGCTGCGACGAGATCGATATCGCCGACACGATCGGCGTGGGCACGCCGAAGCGCACCCGCGAAGTGTTCGAGGCGGTGACCGAAGTGTTTCCGCGCGAGCATCTGTCGGGACACTTCCACGACACCTACGGCCAGGCGCTTGCGAACATTTACGCTGCGCTGCTCGAAGGCATCGAGATTTTTCATGCATCGGTCGCGGGGCTCGGCGGTTGCCCGTACGCGAAGGGCGCGACCGGCAACGTCGCGACCGAAGACGTGTTGTACCTGATGAACGGCCTCGGCATCGAGACCGGCATCGACCTCGCCCAGGTGGTCGAGATCGGCGACTTCATTTCGAACGCGATCGGCCGGACCAACATGTCGCGCGCCGGCAAAGCGCTGCTCGCGAAGGCGCGCAGCGAAGCGAATACCTGCGTATAA
- a CDS encoding YbaK/EbsC family protein, with amino-acid sequence MNDLASFDSDDLAALPDSARRVALLLRERGHAGRIVMLPETGKTSAEAAAGLGCAVAQIAKSILFRRREDDAPVLVIASGANRVDEKKVAAQVGEIGRADAKFVREKTGYAIGGVCPVGHATEPVTLIDADLLELESLWAAAGHPHAVFNLTAQELIALTGAPVVDVALRETA; translated from the coding sequence ATGAACGACCTCGCGTCCTTCGACTCCGACGATCTCGCCGCGCTGCCCGACTCGGCACGCCGCGTCGCGCTGCTGCTGCGCGAACGCGGTCACGCGGGGCGAATCGTGATGCTGCCGGAAACCGGCAAGACTTCCGCCGAAGCGGCCGCTGGACTTGGCTGCGCGGTCGCGCAGATCGCGAAGTCGATCCTGTTCCGGCGCCGCGAAGACGACGCCCCGGTGCTCGTGATCGCGAGCGGCGCGAATCGCGTCGACGAAAAGAAGGTGGCCGCGCAGGTCGGCGAGATCGGCCGCGCGGACGCGAAGTTCGTGCGTGAAAAAACCGGCTATGCGATCGGTGGCGTGTGCCCGGTCGGCCATGCGACCGAGCCGGTCACGCTGATCGATGCCGATCTGCTCGAGCTGGAGAGCCTGTGGGCGGCCGCTGGTCATCCGCACGCAGTGTTCAATCTGACCGCGCAGGAGCTGATCGCGCTGACGGGCGCGCCGGTCGTCGATGTCGCGTTGCGCGAGACGGCCTGA
- a CDS encoding DUF1289 domain-containing protein gives MASSKPYEQKAGDVCVPSPCINVCRMDASTGWCEGCLRTMDEIAGWSTFDDDDKRAVWDAIEARHAEFIAGRTASTAKEKQ, from the coding sequence ATGGCGAGCAGTAAGCCTTACGAACAAAAAGCCGGCGACGTCTGCGTGCCGTCGCCGTGCATCAACGTATGCAGGATGGATGCGTCGACCGGCTGGTGCGAAGGATGCCTGCGCACGATGGACGAAATCGCCGGCTGGTCGACGTTCGACGACGACGATAAGCGCGCGGTATGGGACGCGATCGAAGCGCGCCACGCGGAGTTCATTGCTGGCCGCACCGCATCGACGGCGAAGGAGAAGCAATGA
- a CDS encoding MaoC family dehydratase, giving the protein MKAAPRVVTLGETFSSTVELSVESIKSFATLVVDLNPLHHDEAYAAQSRFGGLIASGTQPTAYFMALLATHFSTYAQPLGLEFDIKLKKAVQAHDTLTITWRVRDAHWKPSLSGDLTYLEGTVVNQRGELLLTGTSTILVMPKPDALEHAQSKTAAP; this is encoded by the coding sequence ATGAAAGCCGCGCCGCGCGTCGTCACGCTCGGTGAGACGTTCAGTTCGACGGTAGAGTTGTCGGTGGAGTCGATCAAATCGTTCGCAACGCTCGTTGTCGATCTGAACCCGCTGCATCACGATGAAGCGTATGCCGCGCAAAGCCGCTTTGGCGGGCTGATCGCGTCGGGCACGCAACCCACCGCGTATTTCATGGCGCTGCTCGCCACGCATTTTTCTACTTACGCGCAACCGCTCGGCCTCGAATTCGATATCAAGCTGAAGAAGGCTGTGCAGGCGCACGACACGCTGACGATCACATGGCGTGTGCGCGACGCTCACTGGAAGCCGAGCCTGAGCGGCGACCTGACCTACCTCGAAGGCACCGTGGTCAATCAGCGCGGCGAACTGCTGCTGACGGGCACCTCGACGATCCTCGTGATGCCGAAGCCCGACGCGCTCGAGCACGCGCAATCGAAAACGGCCGCACCATGA
- a CDS encoding MBL fold metallo-hydrolase produces MIALPASIQVFERGWLSSNNVLLVDETCAALVDTGYATHASQTVALVRNALHTRPLDLIVNTHLHSDHCGGNTLLQATWPCRTLIPSSEADAVRDWDETRLSFRATGQTCERFGFSGTLARGARLRLGALDWQVLGAPGHDPHSLMLYCADERLLISADALWENGFGVIFPELEGESGFAEQQAVLDMIATLDVRVVIPGHGAPFTHVEPALDRAMSRVAWLRADPARNARNALKVLIVFKLLEVREMSVDTLLRLLDDASVMRAAASMLKPRSEWPALLTGMIGELAANGGPLEVDGTRILARR; encoded by the coding sequence ATGATCGCGCTGCCCGCATCGATCCAGGTGTTCGAGCGCGGCTGGCTGTCGTCGAACAATGTGCTGCTCGTCGATGAAACCTGCGCGGCGCTCGTCGATACCGGCTATGCGACGCACGCTTCGCAGACGGTCGCGCTGGTGCGCAATGCGTTGCACACGCGGCCGCTCGATCTGATCGTCAACACGCATCTGCATTCGGATCACTGCGGCGGCAACACGCTGTTGCAGGCCACATGGCCGTGTCGCACGTTGATCCCGTCATCCGAAGCCGATGCCGTACGCGACTGGGACGAAACGCGCCTCAGCTTTCGCGCGACCGGTCAAACCTGCGAGCGCTTCGGTTTTTCCGGCACGCTCGCACGCGGCGCGCGCTTGCGGCTCGGCGCACTCGACTGGCAGGTGCTCGGCGCACCGGGCCACGATCCGCATTCGTTGATGCTTTATTGCGCGGACGAACGCTTGCTGATCAGCGCGGACGCGCTATGGGAAAACGGCTTCGGCGTGATCTTTCCCGAACTTGAAGGCGAAAGCGGCTTTGCCGAGCAGCAGGCCGTGCTCGACATGATCGCGACACTCGACGTGCGCGTGGTCATCCCAGGCCACGGCGCGCCGTTCACGCATGTCGAACCGGCGCTCGACCGCGCGATGTCGCGCGTAGCCTGGTTGCGTGCCGATCCCGCGCGCAACGCGAGGAACGCGCTGAAGGTGCTGATCGTATTCAAGCTGCTCGAAGTTCGCGAGATGAGCGTGGACACGCTTTTGCGCTTGCTCGACGACGCGTCCGTGATGCGCGCCGCCGCGTCGATGCTGAAGCCACGCAGCGAATGGCCAGCGTTGCTAACGGGAATGATCGGGGAACTCGCGGCAAATGGTGGACCGCTCGAAGTGGACGGCACGCGCATTCTCGCGCGGCGTTGA
- a CDS encoding DMT family transporter — MASNKASATSSSSSSSDIRRGAAEMSIAMLMSGTIGWLVVSSQQSPFNVVFFRCIFGGATLALVCAVLGLFRRELFSWKMLGLALLGGAAIVVNWVLLFAAYSRASISMATAVYNTQPFMLVGLGALVFRERISASTIAWLVVAFVGLVFVVKVEPAVLAVPGQYLVGVAYAVGAAAMYAVSSIITKRLKGTPPHLLALIQVSLGVLLLAPFVRFDALPASGVQWLELVVLGVVHTGLMYVLLYGAIQKLPTSMTGALSFIYPVVAIIVDRIAFGQTLAWIQVLGAALILLAAAGVNLGWRIVPQKKRLSST, encoded by the coding sequence ATGGCTTCAAACAAGGCTTCAGCGACGAGCTCGAGCAGTTCGTCCAGCGACATCCGCCGCGGCGCGGCCGAGATGAGTATTGCGATGCTGATGTCGGGCACGATCGGCTGGCTCGTCGTGTCGTCGCAGCAAAGCCCCTTTAACGTGGTGTTTTTCCGCTGCATCTTCGGCGGCGCGACGCTCGCGCTCGTGTGCGCGGTGCTCGGCCTGTTTCGCCGCGAGCTGTTTTCGTGGAAGATGCTCGGCCTCGCGTTACTCGGCGGCGCGGCGATCGTCGTGAACTGGGTGCTGCTGTTCGCCGCGTATTCACGCGCGTCGATTTCAATGGCGACGGCCGTCTACAACACGCAGCCGTTCATGCTGGTCGGGCTCGGTGCGCTGGTGTTTCGCGAGCGCATCAGCGCGTCGACGATCGCGTGGCTCGTGGTCGCGTTCGTCGGGCTCGTGTTCGTCGTGAAGGTCGAGCCGGCCGTGCTCGCGGTGCCGGGGCAATATCTGGTCGGCGTCGCCTATGCGGTCGGCGCGGCGGCGATGTACGCGGTGTCGTCGATCATCACGAAGCGGCTGAAGGGCACGCCGCCGCATCTGCTCGCGCTGATCCAGGTGTCGCTCGGCGTGTTGTTGCTCGCGCCGTTCGTGCGCTTCGACGCGTTGCCGGCAAGCGGGGTGCAGTGGCTCGAACTGGTCGTGCTCGGCGTCGTCCATACCGGTCTCATGTACGTGCTGCTGTATGGCGCGATTCAGAAGCTGCCAACGTCGATGACGGGCGCGTTGTCGTTCATCTATCCGGTGGTCGCGATCATCGTCGATCGGATTGCGTTCGGACAGACACTCGCATGGATTCAGGTGCTGGGCGCCGCGCTGATTCTGCTGGCGGCGGCGGGCGTGAATCTCGGGTGGCGGATCGTGCCGCAAAAGAAGCGCTTATCGTCCACGTAA
- a CDS encoding Lrp/AsnC family transcriptional regulator yields the protein MSKRLASIAPVALDDTDRALLAALAQDARQPVSELARVVGLSAPSTAERVRRLEAQRVIERFTVQIDPRALGFTLQAIVRVKPLPGQLHLVEEVIRRIPEFVECDKVTGDDCFICRLYLHSIEQLDEILSKVTERAETSTAIVKSTPVARRLPPLG from the coding sequence ATGAGCAAACGCCTTGCATCGATCGCACCGGTCGCACTCGACGACACCGACCGCGCACTGCTCGCCGCGCTCGCGCAGGACGCGCGCCAGCCGGTCAGCGAACTCGCGCGCGTCGTCGGCTTGTCGGCGCCAAGCACGGCCGAACGCGTGCGGCGGCTCGAAGCGCAGCGCGTGATCGAGCGCTTCACCGTGCAGATCGATCCGCGTGCGCTCGGCTTCACGCTGCAGGCGATCGTGCGCGTGAAGCCGCTGCCCGGCCAGTTGCACCTGGTGGAGGAAGTGATCCGGCGCATTCCGGAGTTCGTCGAATGCGACAAGGTGACCGGCGACGACTGTTTCATCTGCCGCCTGTACCTGCATTCGATCGAGCAGCTCGACGAGATCCTGTCGAAAGTGACCGAGCGCGCGGAAACCAGCACCGCGATCGTCAAGTCGACGCCGGTCGCGCGGCGGCTGCCGCCGCTCGGCTGA
- a CDS encoding alpha/beta fold hydrolase gives MAFENFTPFRVPVGDVDIFGVKGGAGPPLLLLHGHPQSHLIWERCAAPLAQHFTVIATDLRGYGASGKPPSDATHTPYSKRAMAADHVAVMRHFGFERFLVCAHDRGARVAHRMALDHAEAVERLMLLDIAPTLAMYEATDRTFATHYFHWFFLIQPEPLPETLIGANPAAYVDAVMGGRHAGLAPFDPAALDAYRAALAQPGAVHAMCEDYRASASIDLEHDRADIERGNKIGCPLRVLWGDKGVVEKCFDALDEWRHVARDVSGRALSCGHYLPEEAPDELVAEMLSFFEAVEK, from the coding sequence ATGGCCTTCGAAAATTTCACGCCTTTTCGTGTCCCCGTGGGCGATGTCGATATTTTCGGAGTGAAGGGCGGCGCCGGGCCGCCTCTGTTGCTGCTGCATGGCCATCCGCAATCGCATCTGATCTGGGAACGCTGCGCCGCGCCGCTCGCGCAGCACTTCACGGTGATCGCAACCGATCTGCGCGGCTATGGCGCGTCGGGCAAACCACCGAGCGATGCGACGCACACGCCGTATTCGAAACGCGCGATGGCCGCCGACCATGTCGCGGTGATGCGCCACTTCGGCTTCGAGCGCTTCCTCGTCTGCGCGCACGATCGCGGCGCGCGCGTCGCGCACCGCATGGCGCTCGATCACGCCGAGGCGGTCGAGCGTCTGATGCTGCTCGATATCGCGCCGACGCTCGCGATGTACGAAGCCACCGACCGCACGTTCGCGACGCACTACTTCCATTGGTTCTTCCTGATCCAGCCCGAGCCGCTGCCCGAAACGTTGATCGGCGCGAATCCGGCCGCCTATGTCGACGCGGTGATGGGCGGACGTCACGCGGGCCTCGCGCCGTTCGACCCCGCCGCGCTCGACGCCTATCGGGCAGCGCTCGCGCAACCGGGCGCGGTGCACGCGATGTGCGAGGACTATCGCGCGTCGGCGAGCATCGACCTCGAACATGATCGCGCGGATATCGAGCGCGGCAACAAGATCGGCTGTCCGCTGCGCGTGCTGTGGGGCGACAAGGGCGTGGTCGAAAAATGCTTCGATGCGCTCGACGAATGGCGGCATGTCGCGCGCGACGTGAGCGGCCGCGCGCTATCGTGCGGGCACTATCTGCCCGAGGAAGCGCCGGACGAACTGGTCGCCGAGATGCTGTCGTTTTTCGAGGCGGTCGAAAAATAA